One part of the Nocardioides zeae genome encodes these proteins:
- a CDS encoding glucosyl-3-phosphoglycerate synthase encodes MNAPRPDDATSAWAARRTHHWQDWPLDALLAAREASGVTVSLVVPARNEAATVGDVVSRVRERLVETARLLDEIVVIDSDSTDGTAQAAADAGAEVHAAAEIRPDLGWAPGKGEAMWKSLFVTRGDVLVFMDADLREWDTHFVPGLLGPLLTDPTVGLVKGFYERPLDVEGGGPYDGGRVTELVARPLLALAFPELAGLVQPLAGEWAVRRELFASLSVPTGYAVELAALVDTLRARGVDAIAQVDLGRRSHRHQALADLGAMATQILAAVARRTGEVGGVDTVGLRQFVRTEAGAVPHLRAVTVGERPPQRTVLAPEETA; translated from the coding sequence GTGAACGCGCCGCGCCCCGACGACGCCACGTCCGCGTGGGCGGCGCGTCGCACGCACCACTGGCAGGACTGGCCGCTCGACGCCCTCCTCGCCGCGCGTGAGGCCTCCGGCGTGACCGTCAGCCTCGTCGTACCGGCCCGCAACGAGGCCGCCACCGTCGGCGACGTCGTGTCCCGCGTGCGGGAGCGGCTCGTGGAGACCGCCCGCCTGCTCGACGAGATCGTCGTCATCGACTCGGACTCCACCGACGGCACCGCCCAGGCCGCGGCCGACGCCGGGGCCGAGGTGCACGCCGCGGCCGAGATCCGCCCCGACCTCGGCTGGGCGCCGGGCAAGGGCGAGGCGATGTGGAAGTCCCTCTTCGTGACGCGCGGGGACGTGCTGGTCTTCATGGACGCCGACCTGCGCGAGTGGGACACCCACTTCGTGCCCGGCCTCCTCGGGCCGCTCCTCACCGACCCGACGGTGGGCCTCGTCAAGGGGTTCTACGAGCGGCCGCTCGACGTCGAGGGCGGCGGGCCGTACGACGGGGGTCGGGTCACCGAGCTCGTCGCCCGCCCGCTCCTCGCGCTCGCGTTCCCGGAGCTCGCCGGGCTCGTGCAGCCGCTGGCCGGCGAGTGGGCGGTCCGTCGCGAGCTGTTCGCCTCGCTGAGCGTCCCGACGGGGTACGCCGTGGAGCTGGCCGCGCTCGTCGACACCCTGCGCGCACGGGGCGTCGACGCGATCGCCCAGGTCGACCTGGGTCGTCGCTCCCACCGGCACCAGGCGCTCGCCGACCTGGGGGCCATGGCGACCCAGATCCTGGCCGCGGTCGCGCGCCGCACGGGCGAGGTCGGGGGCGTCGACACGGTGGGCCTGCGGCAGTTCGTGCGCACCGAGGCCGGCGCCGTACCGCACCTGCGGGCCGTGACCGTGGGCGAGCGACCACCCCAACGCACGGTCCTGGCACCGGAGGAGACCGCATGA
- a CDS encoding DUF5682 family protein yields the protein MAEVGSMAEVRSTTEVDEQGICWVPVRHHSPAATRAVRDLVARLRPAAVLVEGPSDYTRLDQLLLAHEPPVSLMTWFRRETPERTEVAYALYPFAVFSPEWHAIRDGAGVGADMRFVDLPWHAQVLVEEGGYDGGPATAEGAALHRTDEVSASFFDGLAAYTGRREMSAVWDELAEIDPGLGTATYLRRAALLGAGIRADGDARRDDRALAERALDEAREAHMAAEVRRARADHPDGVLLVVTGAAHTAALQERLAAAPRADELAGPPPTPDDLETGHALVPTSYPALDEQRGYLAGQPSPGYYDRAHRATGEDAHALTDTVLAEAVAALRDAGVALSAADLIAARAAMLGLATLRGHARPWRDDLVDALTSTLVKDTVAPDAATSADGGHPLLNRVRELMRGDAVGRLAPGTDLPPLVLEVEARCAALGMPLEPQTTAHVLDLEDDADRARAQLLQRLRVLDVPAARLVRDVRGADPQGPIGAQVGARVDSTQEWRVRGGTTVTARAVLASRWGASIEQAVLAVLGRRAAEGDVAALTGALLDAVLCGLPDLTGRLREQVEVGTLALDRLPELVEPLAVLLRLHRFDRWYGTTDRADLGALVRLVGLRGVELVERLGPQGPGGPSEQLAVALRRLVDAVVASPALRDLEPRLAAAVAEQLARGSTRSGHAPEALGALTGARWLLASVAPRDLAAVGPEGAPDPAGTGEWYAGLLAVAGHLALAAPEIFDPLDAALRTWSPDDFRRALPDLRRAATSLLPRERRALLAHLAAGPGGGPSPAGPDLDVPEEELATLLTREDALWALVEEHTGPLRAGTAR from the coding sequence ATGGCTGAGGTCGGCTCGATGGCGGAGGTCCGCTCGACGACCGAGGTCGACGAGCAGGGCATCTGCTGGGTCCCGGTGCGCCACCACTCGCCCGCGGCCACGCGGGCGGTCCGCGACCTCGTGGCGCGGCTGCGGCCGGCGGCGGTGCTCGTGGAGGGCCCGTCCGACTACACCCGCCTCGACCAGCTGCTCCTCGCGCACGAGCCGCCGGTCTCCCTCATGACGTGGTTCCGGCGGGAGACCCCGGAGCGCACCGAGGTGGCCTACGCGCTCTACCCGTTCGCCGTCTTCAGCCCCGAGTGGCACGCGATCCGCGACGGCGCGGGCGTCGGCGCCGACATGCGGTTCGTCGACCTGCCGTGGCACGCGCAGGTCCTCGTCGAGGAGGGCGGGTACGACGGGGGCCCGGCCACCGCCGAGGGCGCGGCCCTCCACCGCACCGACGAGGTCAGCGCGTCGTTCTTCGACGGGCTCGCGGCGTACACGGGGCGGCGGGAGATGTCGGCCGTCTGGGACGAGCTGGCCGAGATCGACCCGGGGCTGGGCACGGCGACGTACCTGCGGCGCGCGGCGTTGCTCGGCGCCGGGATCCGGGCGGACGGCGACGCCCGGCGGGACGACCGCGCGCTCGCGGAACGCGCGCTCGACGAGGCCCGGGAGGCGCACATGGCGGCGGAGGTCCGCCGGGCGCGGGCCGACCACCCCGACGGCGTGCTGCTCGTCGTCACCGGGGCCGCGCACACGGCGGCCCTGCAGGAGCGGCTGGCCGCCGCGCCCCGGGCCGACGAGCTCGCCGGGCCACCGCCGACCCCCGACGACCTGGAGACGGGGCACGCGCTGGTGCCGACGTCGTACCCGGCCCTCGACGAGCAGCGCGGCTACCTGGCGGGGCAGCCGAGCCCGGGCTACTACGACCGCGCCCACCGGGCGACCGGGGAGGACGCGCACGCGCTGACGGACACCGTGCTCGCGGAGGCGGTGGCCGCGCTGCGCGACGCGGGCGTGGCCCTGTCGGCCGCCGACCTCATCGCCGCGCGGGCGGCGATGCTGGGCCTGGCGACACTTCGCGGGCACGCCCGGCCGTGGCGCGACGACCTCGTCGACGCCCTCACGTCCACCCTCGTGAAGGACACGGTCGCGCCCGACGCCGCCACCAGCGCGGACGGCGGCCACCCGCTGCTCAACCGGGTGCGCGAGCTGATGCGCGGCGACGCGGTCGGACGGCTCGCGCCCGGCACCGACCTGCCGCCGCTCGTGCTCGAGGTCGAGGCGCGCTGCGCGGCGCTGGGGATGCCGCTGGAGCCGCAGACCACCGCGCACGTGCTCGACCTGGAGGACGACGCCGACCGCGCGCGGGCACAGCTGCTGCAGCGCCTCCGCGTGCTCGACGTGCCCGCCGCTCGGCTGGTGCGGGACGTCCGCGGTGCCGACCCGCAGGGCCCGATCGGCGCGCAGGTGGGCGCGCGGGTGGACTCGACCCAGGAGTGGCGGGTGCGGGGCGGCACGACGGTCACGGCTCGGGCGGTGCTGGCGAGCCGGTGGGGCGCGAGCATCGAGCAGGCCGTGCTCGCGGTGCTCGGCCGCCGGGCCGCCGAGGGCGACGTCGCCGCGCTCACCGGTGCGCTGCTCGATGCTGTGCTCTGCGGCCTCCCCGACCTCACGGGCCGGCTCCGCGAGCAGGTCGAGGTGGGCACGCTGGCCCTCGACCGGCTGCCGGAGCTCGTCGAGCCGCTCGCGGTGCTGCTGCGGTTGCACCGGTTCGACCGGTGGTACGGCACCACCGACCGCGCGGACCTCGGAGCGCTCGTCCGCCTCGTCGGCCTCCGGGGCGTCGAGCTGGTCGAGCGGCTCGGGCCGCAGGGCCCGGGCGGGCCGTCCGAGCAGCTCGCCGTGGCCCTGCGCCGCCTCGTCGACGCCGTCGTCGCGTCGCCCGCGCTCCGCGACCTCGAGCCACGGCTCGCGGCCGCGGTGGCCGAGCAGCTCGCGCGAGGCAGCACCCGCTCGGGCCACGCCCCCGAGGCGCTCGGCGCCCTCACCGGCGCCCGGTGGCTGCTCGCGTCGGTCGCGCCGCGGGACCTCGCCGCCGTCGGCCCCGAGGGCGCGCCGGACCCGGCGGGGACGGGGGAGTGGTATGCCGGGCTGCTCGCCGTCGCGGGCCACCTCGCCCTCGCGGCGCCCGAGATCTTCGATCCTCTCGACGCGGCGCTGCGGACCTGGTCGCCGGACGACTTCCGCCGCGCGCTGCCCGACCTGCGGCGTGCCGCGACCAGCTTGCTGCCGCGTGAGCGCCGGGCGCTGCTGGCGCACCTGGCGGCCGGGCCCGGCGGCGGCCCGTCCCCGGCGGGGCCCGACCTCGACGTACCGGAGGAGGAGCTCGCCACCCTCCTCACCCGGGAGGACGCGCTGTGGGCGCTCGTGGAGGAGCACACGGGTCCGCTACGAGCAGGTACGGCGCGGTGA
- the ald gene encoding alanine dehydrogenase — translation MRIGVPTEVKNHEYRVALTPAGVTELVGHGHEVLVQSGAGLGSALTDEQYAAAGARIVTGASADEAADATWAEAQLVLKVKEPVAEEHHRLRPGLVLFTYLHLAADKALTEELLAREVTALAYETVQGADGSLPLLAPMSEVAGRLAPQAGAYHLMRAGAGVLGGRGVLMGGVPGTYAANVVVVGAGVAGLNATTVALGMGARVLLFDRSPAALRRADQLFGHRVQTVASNSLTLTEAVLEADLVIGAVLIPGAKAPTLVTNETVAQMRSGAVLVDISIDQGGCFEDSRATTHADPTYRVHDATFYCVANMPGAVPHTSTYALTNVTLPYVAEVAGRGWRDACVADPALARGLATHAGALTSEPVGRAHALDAVRLADVLEG, via the coding sequence ATGCGCATCGGTGTCCCCACCGAGGTCAAGAACCACGAGTACCGCGTCGCCCTCACCCCCGCCGGCGTCACCGAGCTGGTCGGCCACGGCCACGAGGTGCTCGTGCAGAGCGGCGCCGGGCTCGGCTCGGCGCTGACGGACGAGCAGTACGCCGCAGCAGGCGCCCGCATCGTCACCGGCGCCTCGGCGGACGAGGCCGCCGACGCCACCTGGGCGGAGGCGCAGCTGGTGCTGAAGGTGAAGGAGCCCGTGGCGGAGGAGCACCACCGGCTGCGTCCGGGCCTCGTGCTCTTCACCTACCTCCACCTGGCCGCGGACAAGGCACTCACCGAGGAGCTCCTGGCGCGTGAGGTCACGGCCCTGGCCTACGAGACGGTGCAGGGGGCGGACGGCTCGCTGCCGCTGCTGGCCCCCATGTCGGAGGTCGCGGGGCGGCTCGCGCCGCAGGCGGGCGCCTACCACCTGATGCGGGCCGGGGCCGGCGTGCTGGGGGGCCGCGGCGTGCTCATGGGCGGGGTCCCGGGCACCTACGCGGCGAACGTCGTGGTCGTGGGCGCCGGGGTCGCGGGCCTCAACGCCACCACGGTCGCGCTCGGCATGGGCGCGCGCGTCCTGCTCTTCGACCGGAGCCCGGCCGCCCTGCGTCGCGCCGACCAGCTCTTCGGCCACCGCGTGCAGACGGTCGCGTCCAACTCGCTCACCCTCACCGAGGCCGTGCTCGAGGCGGACCTCGTCATCGGCGCCGTGTTGATTCCGGGCGCGAAGGCCCCGACGCTGGTCACGAACGAGACGGTCGCCCAGATGCGCAGCGGCGCCGTGCTCGTCGACATCTCGATCGACCAGGGCGGCTGCTTCGAGGACTCCCGCGCCACGACCCACGCCGACCCGACCTACCGCGTGCACGACGCGACGTTCTACTGCGTCGCGAACATGCCGGGCGCCGTGCCGCACACCTCGACCTACGCGCTGACCAACGTGACGCTGCCGTACGTCGCGGAGGTCGCCGGTCGCGGCTGGCGCGACGCCTGCGTGGCCGACCCGGCGCTCGCGCGCGGCCTCGCGACGCACGCGGGGGCCCTGACGAGCGAGCCGGTCGGGCGCGCGCACGCGCTGGACGCGGTGCGGCTCGCCGACGTGCTCGAGGGGTGA
- a CDS encoding rhomboid family intramembrane serine protease translates to MSTPVRTAPERGPVRDAVTLVGGFVAVLWVLEIVDTIVGHRLDQYGVQPRTDEGLVGIATAPLLHLGFEHLISNTVPLLVLGFVIALSGIGQALAVTGAIWVIGGFGTWLIAPSGTNHIGASVLVFGFIVYLVLRGFFTRRIGQIAVGIVVLVLYGGALWGVLPGQPGISWQGHLFGAIGGGLAAAMLTPRRTDATGATA, encoded by the coding sequence ATGAGCACACCGGTGCGGACGGCCCCCGAGCGTGGGCCGGTGCGCGACGCCGTGACGCTGGTCGGCGGGTTCGTCGCGGTCCTGTGGGTCCTCGAGATCGTCGACACGATCGTCGGCCACCGTCTCGACCAGTACGGCGTGCAGCCGCGCACCGACGAGGGGCTCGTCGGCATCGCGACGGCACCGCTGCTGCACCTCGGGTTCGAGCACCTGATCTCCAACACGGTCCCGCTGCTGGTGCTGGGCTTCGTCATCGCCCTGTCCGGGATCGGGCAGGCTCTCGCCGTCACCGGCGCGATCTGGGTCATCGGCGGCTTCGGCACCTGGCTGATCGCGCCGTCCGGCACCAACCACATCGGCGCGTCGGTGCTCGTGTTCGGGTTCATCGTCTACCTGGTGCTCCGCGGCTTCTTCACGCGGCGGATCGGCCAGATCGCCGTCGGCATCGTGGTGCTCGTGCTCTACGGCGGCGCCCTGTGGGGCGTCCTCCCGGGTCAGCCGGGCATCTCGTGGCAGGGCCACCTCTTCGGCGCCATCGGCGGAGGTCTCGCTGCGGCGATGCTGACGCCGCGCCGTACCGACGCGACAGGAGCGACCGCATGA
- a CDS encoding AAA family ATPase encodes MGLSVDRRQRDVGLRSILAGRHGPVGVAPIDHISMPVGPGEERRVVSRGLRLLTWGGEPVAVLQSAADPEWDREQATLEVVGASAETVDAFLAEVRRRMTADSVLRGQVMTFRPHGFESMLGGVAFVERPSVAREDVVLPDGAFERLEQHVLALGAHREALLAAGQHLKRGVLLYGPPGTGKTHTVRHLVGAADGTTVLMLSGNSLGAVRDAASIARVLEPAIVVLEDCDLIAEDRDMMGSPDSLLFELLEALDGLDGDADVAFLLTTNRPDLLEQALAQRPGRIDLAVEVPRPDAAARRRLFALYARGLDLSDEAVGAAADRAEGVTASFAKELVRRTVLAAAVEGVPAVDRHLEAALDELLGDRESFTRSLLASGPSMHEGGPRGSRGRSHHGVGEEWIDEDGNGHVVLGGD; translated from the coding sequence GTGGGCCTGTCGGTCGACCGTCGCCAGCGGGACGTCGGTCTTCGTTCGATCCTGGCGGGGCGGCACGGTCCGGTGGGGGTCGCTCCGATCGACCACATCTCGATGCCGGTCGGTCCGGGGGAGGAGCGGCGCGTCGTCTCCCGCGGTCTGCGCCTCCTGACGTGGGGAGGTGAGCCGGTGGCCGTGCTGCAGTCGGCCGCCGACCCGGAGTGGGACCGTGAGCAGGCCACCCTGGAGGTGGTCGGAGCGAGTGCGGAGACGGTGGATGCCTTCCTGGCGGAGGTCCGGCGCCGGATGACGGCCGACAGCGTGCTGCGCGGGCAGGTGATGACGTTCCGGCCGCACGGGTTCGAGTCGATGCTCGGGGGCGTCGCGTTCGTGGAGCGGCCCTCCGTGGCGCGGGAGGACGTGGTGCTCCCGGACGGCGCGTTCGAGCGGCTGGAGCAGCACGTGCTCGCCCTCGGCGCCCACCGGGAGGCGCTGCTCGCCGCCGGACAGCACCTGAAGCGCGGCGTCCTGCTCTACGGCCCCCCGGGCACCGGCAAGACCCACACGGTGCGGCACCTCGTGGGGGCGGCCGACGGCACGACGGTGCTGATGCTGAGCGGCAACTCGTTGGGCGCGGTGCGGGACGCCGCGAGCATCGCTCGCGTGCTGGAGCCCGCGATCGTCGTGCTCGAGGACTGCGACCTCATCGCCGAGGACCGCGACATGATGGGTTCGCCCGACTCGCTGCTGTTCGAGCTGCTCGAGGCACTGGACGGTCTCGACGGGGATGCGGACGTCGCCTTCCTCCTCACGACGAACCGGCCCGACCTGCTCGAGCAGGCGCTGGCGCAGCGTCCGGGGCGCATCGACCTCGCCGTCGAGGTGCCGCGTCCCGACGCGGCCGCGCGGCGTCGGCTCTTCGCCCTCTACGCGCGAGGGCTCGACCTCAGCGACGAGGCCGTCGGGGCCGCTGCGGACCGCGCCGAGGGCGTCACCGCGTCGTTCGCGAAGGAGCTGGTGCGTCGCACGGTGCTGGCCGCCGCGGTCGAGGGTGTGCCGGCCGTGGACCGTCACCTCGAGGCGGCCCTCGACGAGCTCCTCGGCGACCGCGAGTCGTTCACCCGCAGCCTGCTGGCCTCGGGACCGTCGATGCACGAGGGCGGTCCGCGGGGCTCCCGCGGTCGGTCCCACCACGGCGTCGGTGAGGAGTGGATCGACGAGGACGGGAACGGCCACGTGGTGCTCGGCGGCGACTGA
- a CDS encoding class I SAM-dependent methyltransferase — MTSRTPLTTLLPRRGRPLVVLAGLIGLVGLPLLAAAVVDLDGAWLIALGIGLVLTVQAVVLGALHGVVGRLAVNDRHVGAGTDTVVTLLKARTDGLRESVEKNAIRTTDLVRGAVADSAKAERAELHRVRAATLDEVQKMLTAENVGTTRQTQALLQLFDAVRIERPLPGLSGFAASPDLLLYLVDLLRTRRPATVLEFGSGSSTLLMGLVAKQYGLPTRIISVDHDAYYGGQTQRTLEEAGVADVAEVRIAPLVDSPVAGHEPQWYDAAAIGDLPPIDLMIVDGPPGSGGPEARYPAFPVMRDRLAPGALVLMDDYDRSDERITGERWAESEPGATIERVDLYKGLGVLRMP; from the coding sequence ATGACGTCACGCACGCCGCTGACCACCCTGCTGCCCCGACGAGGACGTCCCCTCGTCGTCCTGGCCGGCCTGATCGGGCTCGTCGGGCTGCCGCTGCTGGCGGCGGCGGTGGTGGACCTCGACGGCGCCTGGCTGATCGCGCTCGGCATCGGCTTGGTGCTCACGGTGCAGGCCGTCGTGCTCGGCGCGCTGCACGGGGTGGTCGGTCGGCTCGCCGTCAACGACCGTCACGTCGGCGCCGGCACCGACACGGTGGTGACGCTGCTCAAGGCCCGCACCGACGGCCTGCGCGAGTCCGTCGAGAAGAACGCGATCCGCACGACCGACCTCGTGCGCGGCGCCGTGGCCGACTCCGCGAAGGCCGAGCGGGCCGAGCTCCACCGCGTGCGCGCCGCGACGCTCGACGAGGTGCAGAAGATGTTGACGGCGGAGAACGTGGGAACGACCCGCCAGACCCAGGCGCTGCTGCAGCTCTTCGACGCGGTCCGCATCGAACGTCCCCTGCCCGGCCTCAGCGGCTTCGCGGCGTCGCCCGACCTGCTGCTCTACCTGGTCGACCTGCTCCGCACGCGCCGCCCGGCGACGGTGCTGGAGTTCGGCTCCGGCTCCTCGACGCTGCTCATGGGCCTCGTCGCGAAGCAGTACGGCCTGCCCACCCGCATCATCTCCGTCGACCACGACGCCTACTACGGCGGCCAGACGCAACGCACCCTCGAGGAGGCGGGCGTCGCCGACGTCGCCGAGGTGCGCATCGCGCCGCTCGTCGACTCGCCCGTGGCGGGCCACGAGCCGCAGTGGTACGACGCGGCTGCCATCGGTGACCTGCCCCCGATCGACCTCATGATCGTCGACGGCCCGCCGGGATCGGGCGGTCCCGAGGCGCGCTACCCCGCGTTCCCCGTCATGCGCGACCGCCTCGCGCCGGGCGCCCTGGTGCTCATGGACGACTACGACCGCTCCGACGAGCGCATCACCGGCGAGCGCTGGGCCGAGTCGGAGCCGGGCGCGACCATCGAGCGCGTGGACCTCTACAAGGGCCTCGGCGTCCTGCGGATGCCCTGA
- the folP gene encoding dihydropteroate synthase — protein MTLRLGRHSFPDDATLMMAIVNRTPDSFYDKGATWAEDKAFDRVAQVVDEGAEIVDIGGIKAAPGVEIDEAEERRRVVSFVARVRAAYPDLVISVDTWRASVGRAVCAEGADVLNDAWGGADPQLVDAAAEHDAAIICTHTGGVTPRTRPHRLAYDDVVASAIADTTAYAERALAAGVARESIVIDPAHDFGKNTFQSLEVTRRLGEMVATGWPVLVSLSNKDFVGETLDRGVGDRLLGTLAATAICAQAGARIYRVHQVPETRQVVDMAWTIAGRRPPARAIRGLA, from the coding sequence ATGACGCTGCGCCTGGGGCGCCACTCGTTCCCCGACGACGCGACGCTGATGATGGCGATCGTCAACCGCACGCCCGACTCGTTCTACGACAAGGGCGCCACCTGGGCGGAGGACAAGGCCTTCGACCGCGTCGCCCAGGTGGTCGACGAGGGCGCCGAGATCGTCGACATCGGCGGCATCAAGGCCGCGCCCGGCGTCGAGATCGACGAGGCCGAGGAGCGCCGCCGGGTGGTGTCGTTCGTGGCGCGCGTGCGCGCGGCGTACCCCGACCTCGTCATCTCCGTCGACACCTGGCGCGCGTCGGTCGGGCGCGCCGTGTGCGCCGAGGGCGCGGACGTGCTCAACGACGCCTGGGGCGGCGCCGACCCGCAGCTCGTCGACGCGGCGGCCGAGCACGACGCCGCGATCATCTGCACCCACACCGGCGGGGTCACGCCGCGCACGCGGCCGCACCGGCTGGCGTACGACGACGTGGTCGCCTCCGCGATCGCCGACACGACGGCGTACGCCGAGCGCGCGCTGGCCGCCGGCGTGGCGCGGGAGTCGATCGTGATCGACCCGGCCCACGACTTCGGCAAGAACACCTTCCAGTCGCTCGAGGTGACCCGCCGGCTGGGCGAGATGGTCGCGACGGGCTGGCCCGTGCTCGTCAGCCTCTCCAACAAGGACTTCGTCGGCGAGACCCTCGACCGCGGAGTGGGCGACCGGCTGCTCGGCACGTTGGCCGCGACGGCGATCTGCGCGCAGGCGGGGGCGCGGATCTACCGGGTCCACCAGGTGCCCGAGACCCGGCAGGTCGTCGACATGGCGTGGACCATCGCGGGTCGGCGTCCGCCGGCCCGGGCCATCCGCGGCCTGGCCTGA
- a CDS encoding aldo/keto reductase, which produces MASAEIPTVSLNNGTTIPQLGFGVYQVPPDETERAVLTAFEAGYRHIDTAQMYQNEAGVGRALRSSGLAREDVYITTKLNNDSHEPAVARAALEQSLRELDVDHVDLFLIHWPLPTRYGGDYVSTWRTLTELAAEGKAASVGVSNFHPEHLKRIVDETGIVPAINQIEVHPYLTNEEARLASGRLDVAVEAWSPIAQGAVLDDPVLVELAEKYGKTPAQVTLRWHIERGDIIFPKSVTPERVKENADIFDFSLTADEVNRITGLDKGEEGRTGPNPDTFDWIPGA; this is translated from the coding sequence ATGGCTTCCGCAGAGATCCCGACCGTCAGCCTCAACAACGGCACGACCATCCCGCAGCTCGGCTTCGGCGTCTACCAGGTGCCGCCGGACGAGACGGAGCGCGCGGTGCTGACCGCCTTCGAGGCGGGCTACCGCCACATCGACACGGCGCAGATGTACCAGAACGAGGCCGGTGTCGGTCGCGCGCTGCGCAGCTCGGGCCTGGCCCGCGAGGACGTCTACATCACGACGAAGCTCAACAACGACTCCCACGAGCCGGCCGTCGCCCGCGCCGCCCTCGAGCAGTCGCTGCGCGAGCTCGACGTCGACCACGTCGACCTCTTCCTCATCCACTGGCCGCTCCCGACGCGCTACGGCGGCGACTACGTGTCGACGTGGCGCACGCTCACCGAGCTGGCGGCCGAGGGCAAGGCCGCCTCGGTCGGCGTCTCCAACTTCCACCCCGAGCACCTCAAGCGGATCGTGGACGAGACGGGGATCGTGCCCGCGATCAACCAGATCGAGGTGCACCCCTACCTGACGAACGAGGAGGCGCGCCTGGCGTCCGGTCGCCTGGACGTGGCGGTCGAGGCCTGGTCGCCGATCGCGCAGGGCGCGGTGCTGGACGACCCGGTGCTGGTCGAGCTGGCCGAGAAGTACGGCAAGACGCCCGCCCAGGTGACCCTCCGCTGGCACATCGAGCGCGGCGACATCATCTTCCCGAAGTCGGTGACGCCGGAGCGGGTGAAGGAGAACGCGGACATCTTCGACTTCTCGTTGACCGCCGACGAGGTCAACCGGATCACCGGCCTCGACAAGGGCGAGGAGGGGCGCACCGGCCCCAACCCGGACACGTTCGACTGGATCCCGGGCGCCTGA